Below is a genomic region from Ostrea edulis chromosome 10, xbOstEdul1.1, whole genome shotgun sequence.
cgatatataaatacatgtatatcagaaaTGAAGGAAAAGACCCGCTATGGACACtaatcaaattaaaatgaaattaacacTGTAAAATCTAGCATATCTCTCAGAATTATTGTTTAATTGAGAAAAGACATCACATATTAACATCATAAAAAAGACATGAAATCGAGATGTTACTATGGAAACCTTTGAAACCCTGACAGTTGCCTCTGCCTTGTCCTGGTTACCACCACTAGTCAGGAGTGGAACAACATAAGAGGTGGCTTGCCTGTTGTCCTGACCCTATGTAGCCTTGTCATTCTCAAGAATGAGATCTAAAAGGCTAGCCCTCTGGGACACATTTTCATCAGATTCAAATCTATCATACATATAGACGCTATCACACAATTCTTTTTTTGTCCACCGATccaaaaaatgaataatttggCTGGAgatttatatgtgtatatacacgACTATCAGCTGCTAAACTGACCAACACGAAACACTTACCCAATAGCTTTGGCAATGTAACCGAATGTATTGACGGTGGCCCTGCGGATAGCCTTCTTGTGAGCCTTCAGAAGCTCCAGTAACTCAAAGCAGATCCTCATCCACTCCCTGGCCGAGACGTACTCTGCCCCCCGGTCAGCAATCCTTCCCACCAGATCAATACAGTTCTCCTGCACCTTCTCATGTCTGTCAAACGATACAAATTACTGTGACCATTATCACTGCTTTTTAATGGCGACTATGTATAGTCAATCTCACactataatgataaatatactAGGCAGTCTTCATGAAAAACTTTCgtgaagcacaggcccttcgggcctcccagtataataattttgcaagcccgaacattattttaatggcccaaaatattttttctaatttaaCCTCTTGCCATTTTCAAGGTGTTGCATGCTGAttctacactatagatacatgtatgttctactgtaggaaaatacacaactgacattaaaaggattgaatatcttattttatttttcaacattttaatcTCGCAGATgacatcagcagctcatgttctactttgttttgtaaacaccacgtacaaatcattttgttttctccagaatTAAATCTTAGCAAAGGCCcaccctcggtccaatggggcataGATTTTCGTTCTCTTTTCTCCTTGTATGACCAGTTGTTTTATTTGGATCTGATGGCTGTGATTGCGAAATATGCTTGTGAGGTTTTGAATTTCACGGACGAGTCCCCTCCCTACACAGGCACTGGAaggtaatgtaaatatatagtatgtgcatgtattttttatacatgtatgcacatactatatatttacattaacttccagtgcccgtgcctccctatacttcagaaaaggcagcaaGGTTGATTGTTTTTCGATGCGgaagtctgagtcaatctcacgctttatatataatatatacaacacatacaataaaacatttacaggcccaccggactcctgggttaaatatttttagaagcccgatcccgattttactggcctcgggccACCGGTTAACATAGAAGACTGCTAGGTATTGATGTTCATGTACAGCATATCCTAGAGTTGAGTGATATTACTGGTATATTGCAATATTTCCACTGACGAATCGCGATATGAAAACTGGATACCGGTATATCGTAACATATCATtcgactacatgtatatgaaacacAGAACAAAGGCATTCTCTTATTCCAGTAGCTTAGTATGTTTAATTCAATCGTCAATACGGGAAACCGACATAGATTGCTAAATGGGGAAACAAGTATGTACAACGTATGAGACGGAAGGGATTTTCATGAAGCCAtaaaagaagttaaaatttgaaaatgaaaaagtttaaagCCTCATATTAAATCTTAAATGAGTATTGGAGTTTGTTTTGATGAGGATTTGACACAAACCTGTTTTTGAGGATTGGAGTGAGACGTGGCAGAAGGTCTTTAATAGGAGGAGTCATCTTGGTCATTCCGATGACATTAACAATGGCCTTAAGAGCACCTAGGATACTTCCCAATACCTCTGGGTATTCCTCTCCCAGGTACTCGTACAGCACCACCCCCAAGTGTCCCATCAACCGCTCCTGCAAAACACAGTTTCACTtcatacaacaaaataaatgcaatgcacCTATCGTTAACTCTTCACTTTTAATGTATACAagttgtgtttgtgaaatactgatgCACTCCTATGGCACCAAAGTTGATAATGGGCCACggttaaaagttttcaaaagtatgtcaaactccaaggtacAAATGATACACCATATCTAAATTAAATACAGAGGTGTAGTGATATATAAACTGCATGTTTCACAACTCACCTCCTGGCAGGTTTTCATGACGATTGCGATTCTGGAGATGAGATCAGCTGCCTGTTGACGTACTTTGGCAGACTTGTTGTTGAGACGCCACAGAATGGTACCACAGATCTGAGGGAGGTAAGGCTTCACGCGCTTACCCAGAGCATTCACCACCGTACCAAAGCCATTCAACATCACCACATCCTGCAAATGCACACAGTCAGAAGAACTTCATGAagaatcaaacaaattttttcTGCTAAAACTTAAATGTTTATGAAAGTTACACACTACATGTTTTCACTATTTCAGTCTGAACTTCTAATAACTAATTATTTAACTGCGTACACAGAGTAATCAATGTTTACCTCAGTAATCTGTTAACATACACAGTAGTTAATCTGTGTACACAGAGTCATCAATGTTTACCTCAGTAATCTGTTAACATACACAGTAGTTAATCTGTCTACACAGAGTGATCAATGTTTACCTCAGTAATCTGTTAACATACACAGTAGTTAATCTGTGTACACAGAGTGATCAATGTTTACCTCAGTAATCTGTTAACATACACAGTAGTTAATCTGTGTACACAGAGTCATCAATGTTTACCTCAGTAATCTGTTAACATACATAGTAGTTAATCTGTCTACACAGAGTGATCAATGTTTACCTCTGTGGTCTGTTCCTGGAAGGCATACAGGATACCATCAATAAGCTGTTCCTCCAGACGAGAGTCAATGTCGGCTGCTCCGAGATTCCCCATGATCTTCTCAATGGTCTCCATGACCATCTTCCTGTACTGTTCAGCTTCATCCTTCAAATCATCTACGATTCTCTGGATGATCTCAGCGGCTCCAACTTTATTGGCAATCTCTACTGTGGTGTCCACCAgctaaaacagaaaaaaaaatcttgttaattCCTTCTCTTTTCCTTCATTTTACATCAGAATTAACTGAAATGTACATTACTGTGCAGTGACCTAAATCTAAAGTGCGACCCACCCTCTACCAAAGATGTATCAgctaacaaagtttgatgattcttgGTCTCATGTTTTAGTTAAGAGCCAGAAACGAAGCGGGACAGATGGACGAACATGatcgccataccataatatgtcccatcttcGATGGGcgtaaaataatttgttttatttgatcaTAATTGATTGGGAAGTTACCTCTCCTTTTCCTGGCCAATTATCTGTAAAGTTATATCAGCTTTGCAATGACAGTAAATATATGTAGATTCTACTACATAAACCTTTCTTTACACACTTTTAATATTAATTCTACTCATAATACACTGCACATCTTGCATGATTTCGTTCCCCGTTAACAAAAATGTATTCGGCAAATTGATCAACGTTCAACTATACTTCTCCtaacatacatttgtatatgtacagtacatcAGGTTTTGATTTGATGTAACTGTAAAGTTACATAATCCATTTTGTTCCAATTTTAGcatgtttatttttttgtgaaataaaaatgatttagaAAATTGCCAAAAACTAGATCATTGTGACCCCCTGGACACTGGGTATAGTTCATACTGTACAGTTATATATTGTGATACGAAACCTTTACAAACCTATACGttactacattgtatatatcatttcatGTTAAGACTAAATAGTAGATTGATCAACAACACATTTCTGAATGACCATGTGCTTTGAATAAAAATTAACTGCATTGCTATTGGTAAGATACCGTTTTTGACTACAGAACTGAAAATTGATCACACCTGTCTATAATTTCGTCTGTCCAAAGCCATTCTCTGATTCCAAAAATGTTTGAAGAACGGAGGCAGGATTTCATCCTTGATATACTGAGGTGCCACACCATCTGTTGCACAGCACTGCTTCACCACCTACAGTACATACCAGACATAAGTACATACGAGACATAAGTACATACGAGACATAAGTAAATACGAGACataagtacatacatgtacgagaCATAAAGTAACAATGTATACAGTCTTTGTTAGCTAGGACATTAATGACAAATTTCATTGCAAACTTTTCATATTCGTATTTGATGctccatatatacatgtacataaatgctactgttAAGTTTGAATTCATTGCATTGCTTAATGATGCATcacataaatataaacagaGTACAAAAACAAAGATCCTGCTAACCTTTAAGACGATTTTCTTCATTTCCTCGTCAGGAGACTGGAACTCTCTCTTTAAGATGAGCATGACTTCTCTGGTGTAGTAGTTGGCATATTCAGCATCCATCAATGGGATCAGGTAACCGATGGCCTTCAGGAACGCCGCTAAACCCTGAAAAACACGACCAAGGTAAAACATTAGAATGACCAAGGTAAAACATTAGAAAACATGACCGAAGTAAAACATTATACACGACGGCATCACTGAAACTTAATTCAACATGTTCTTTTAATAATAGCAGATTTCAATGAACCAAATCAATAATTATCAGATTATAATCCAATACATGACTTCAAGCTGAGTAATGACTTTTAAATTTCCTGTAGAACTTGTATAATTTACTCGTACATTACAGTGCTTGGTGATAATGGTTATCATTTATTGGATCACAGAATCAGGCCTTTCATAAGGAGcctgtatatacaatgtacatgtacactttaACCTGCCTACAATGACTTGTTTCTGATCAAACAAAAACCCCAATTCAATGGGCATTTGCTTGTTAAAATTCCTATTACATGTGTTTGATGAGGTACATCGTGAATTAGCCTACCTTCCCTCTGTGTTGCCTGATACCCTTCCAAAGAGGTTTGAGGACGCTGTCAAAGGACTCAATACCATAGGGTGTGGCGGCCTCAGCCAGTGCAGCCAGGGCCAGGGCCGTGATGGTGCGGACCTTCTGCTGCTCGTCCACCAGTCCTGTCAGTCAAAAGTAACAAACATCAAGATTACCAATTCACAGTGATGCTTTAAAGCTAGAACAATGCGAAGATTTTGTTAAAGCAGCAAATTCTTAATGAAAACACACTGTCAATATTGCAGACTACACATTCATAATGAAAATCTAAGAAACAATTGATTGAAGTGGCCAACCCTCTCACCATGTTCAATGATCTCAACGAGGTTCTTCAAATGTGGCAGGATAGCACATCCCATGAGGATGGCAATCTGTTGTACAATCTTAATTCCTGTGTGTCTCGCCTGCCAAGACTTTTTGCTCTTACACACAGCTTTCAAAAATGGCAGTAGTGATGGAATTCCCAGGGCAGAGGCTACAACAGCGAAGGCCCTGGCTGTGGTGTTACGCACGTATTCATCCATGTTGTCGATGTCTGGTCTCATTGTGGAGATCATAGTGGCCAGACCAGCAGCCTGTAACAAAGATTCATCATTTATTGACAGTACTAACCAAATTGATAAATCTTACATGCATCAGAAGACACTTGGGGTTCATCTATATCGATAAGTAGAAGTTAGAAACCTACATTAGGTATCCAGTGATGGCATTCATGCTATTCACCACAAATCAATTTACTAAAAACATTATTTCCTTTAAGATGCAAACAACAAACTGGAATCCAAAAGAGATAAAACTCCCCCAACTAAACCTAATACATCTTTTCATTAAAACGTTTTGTAACATTTAAGAATGGTTCACCAGTAGCTTACTTTGGCCAGGTTAGAGATGATTTCTCGACCTTCCACTCTGGCATAATAATCTTCATCGATCAGCAGAGGTTCAATCACCACCAAGATCTTGTGGACGTACGGCCGAACAAGGTCGTCCAGTTTGTACAGAATTCGGTCAATGACCTTGACCAGCAAATGTCGTTCCTGGTCTTCCAAAGTGGGGGACATAAGAAGGGGCAGGATCTGATTGAACAGTGGACCTGCTCCAAATTCTCGGGCCTTATCCGTAATCTGTCGGAGAGCTGCCTATAATGGAACAAAGAATATTAATCCACACAGTAACTCATTAAGCTAAGTGGTAATTAATACTGGTATAAACTAAATAACAACTAAACTTTAAACTATTCATTGAGATTCCTATCCTTTAAGGTATATGTGCTGTATTATTGAAGTATTTTTGCGATGTTGGAAACCAgatcaaaattttgtcagtatgataaactatAAAAATTAATAGTGTCTAACAATTTTGACAAATCATTGATTGGTATATTAATGaagttctgtattttcaatGCAAGTTCAAAACAGGGATTTTCGAATGCATATCTATGAAAAACTGATTACAAAAATAACATAGGAAGAGGATTTCGTTTAAACAGCAGACCCGTATATACTTCCATATCTCCTTATTTGAACATACCTTCCTCATAGGTGGTGTTCCATTCTTGATTTTCAGAAgtaatttcatgatttttctttctttctgttCCTCTGGGGATAGAGTTTCTTCGTCTACTTCGACCTGAACAAAGataatgatttcttttttaGGTGATTTACATGGCTTATTGTGGCGGCCTGTTGTCACACAATGTAATACATACTATGTTTATTGTATATCAACTCTGTCCAACTCTTTGTGATTCCAAGTTTTGATTTGAATAAAAGTGCTGCTATACATCTATAATTCCAATGTAATTCATTACAATTGTTTTAATTGGACAAAAATTAAGCTaaatgagaatttacacatcaaagAATCCAAAAATGTTATGCATACTTACACActtaaaaacaaataacatagtgcggggaaacttcaaatttttgaaattgataatacagggaacgaattggaattataacaatttattgatgtgtaaactctggacattttatt
It encodes:
- the LOC125665786 gene encoding splicing factor 3B subunit 1-like isoform X2 codes for the protein MMSSALDREKDSYEKQLKEKAKAGELRVVNGSDSQKQAAAAAAEKKKRRWDQATDDSSAKKAKTTWDAAETPSNTRWDETPGRKTGAETPGATPGQSTRMWDATPGHLTPGATTPGRDATPGHQNTPSARRNRWDETPRTERETPGHGSGWAETPKTDRGGDLIQDTPTPGASKRRSRWDETPGAHTPSMTPSAMTPSMTPGNQTPGGSTPSGFTPGGSTPSGFTPGGITPSGTTPTGPKAMAMATPTPGHLMSMTPEQLQAYTWQREIDERNRPLSDDELDSLFPPGYKVLQPPAGYIPIRTPARKLIATPTPMAGTPVGFKMQTPDSKTQIVDMQPKGNLPMMKPDDMQYFDKLLVEVDEETLSPEEQKERKIMKLLLKIKNGTPPMRKAALRQITDKAREFGAGPLFNQILPLLMSPTLEDQERHLLVKVIDRILYKLDDLVRPYVHKILVVIEPLLIDEDYYARVEGREIISNLAKAAGLATMISTMRPDIDNMDEYVRNTTARAFAVVASALGIPSLLPFLKAVCKSKKSWQARHTGIKIVQQIAILMGCAILPHLKNLVEIIEHGLVDEQQKVRTITALALAALAEAATPYGIESFDSVLKPLWKGIRQHRGKGLAAFLKAIGYLIPLMDAEYANYYTREVMLILKREFQSPDEEMKKIVLKVVKQCCATDGVAPQYIKDEILPPFFKHFWNQRMALDRRNYRQLVDTTVEIANKVGAAEIIQRIVDDLKDEAEQYRKMVMETIEKIMGNLGAADIDSRLEEQLIDGILYAFQEQTTEDVVMLNGFGTVVNALGKRVKPYLPQICGTILWRLNNKSAKVRQQAADLISRIAIVMKTCQEERLMGHLGVVLYEYLGEEYPEVLGSILGALKAIVNVIGMTKMTPPIKDLLPRLTPILKNRHEKVQENCIDLVGRIADRGAEYVSAREWMRICFELLELLKAHKKAIRRATVNTFGYIAKAIGPHDVLATLLNNLKVQERQNRVCTTVAIAIVAETCSPFTVLPALMNEYRVPELNVQNGVLKSLSFMFEYIGEMGKDYIYAVAPLLEDALMDRDLVHRQTSMAAIQHIALGVFGFGCEDALTHLLNYVWPNIFETSPHVVQAFMGSIEGMRVGIGPAKILQYALQGLFHPARKVRDVYWKVYNTVYIGAQDGMIPAYPRVPNDHKNNYVRYELDYLL
- the LOC125665786 gene encoding splicing factor 3B subunit 1-like isoform X3 encodes the protein MAALTREAIEEEVRNIQNKKKALESKGVELDEDEEMRVGLGSAGHYDRDIYSGGKTSLIGYDTSIAASEERDDEEDASAAFQPKLSSYTAPLNFLNDTLNDKDFDPMQEHRPQRIRDREGTYRAQLKNRIISPERYDPFADGGKTPDVNDRTFAKLMMSSALDREKDSYEKQLKEKAKAGELRVVNGSDSQKQAAAAAAEKKKRRWDQATDDSSAKKAKTTWDAAETPSNTRWDETPGRKTGAETPGATPGQSTRMWDATPGHLTPGATTPGRDATPGHQNTPSARRNRWDETPRTERETPGHGSGWAETPKTDRGGDLIQDTPTPGASKRRSRWDETPGAHTPSMTPSAMTPSMTPGNQTPGGSTPSGFTPGGSTPSGFTPGGITPSGTTPTGPKAMAMATPTPGHLMSMTPEQLQAYTWQREIDERNRPLSDDELDSLFPPGYKVLQPPAGYIPIRTPARKLIATPTPMAGTPVGFKMQTPDSKTQIVDMQPKGNLPMMKPDDMQYFDKLLVEVDEETLSPEEQKERKIMKLLLKIKNGTPPMRKAALRQITDKAREFGAGPLFNQILPLLMSPTLEDQERHLLVKVIDRILYKLDDLVRPYVHKILVVIEPLLIDEDYYARVEGREIISNLAKAAGLATMISTMRPDIDNMDEYVRNTTARAFAVVASALGIPSLLPFLKAVCKSKKSWQARHTGIKIVQQIAILMGCAILPHLKNLVEIIEHGLVDEQQKVRTITALALAALAEAATPYGIESFDSVLKPLWKGIRQHRGKGLAAFLKAIGYLIPLMDAEYANYYTREVMLILKREFQSPDEEMKKIVLKVVKQCCATDGVAPQYIKDEILPPFFKHFWNQRMALDRRNYRQLVDTTVEIANKVGAAEIIQRIVDDLKDEAEQYRKMVMETIEKIMGNLGAADIDSRLEEQLIDGILYAFQEQTTEDVVMLNGFGTVVNALGKRVKPYLPQICGTILWRLNNKSAKVRQQAADLISRIAIVMKTCQEERLMGHLGVVLYEYLGEEYPEVLGSILGALKAIVNVIGMTKMTPPIKDLLPRLTPILKNRHEKVQENCIDLVGRIADRGAEYVSAREWMRICFELLELLKAHKKAIRRATVNTFGYIAKAIGPHDVLVTLRLTLFYIISSPHNVLVTLRLTLFILFPVHTMC